AGGTGGACCACGATCTGAATCGCGCCCAGTGCCACCACCAGCCAGGCGGTGGTGGTGCGCGGCAGTGACGGGAACATCACCATGGCAAAAGGGATCACGGTGAGCACTACCGACACCAGGAAACCGACCAGATAGGAACGGCTGCTGCCATGACTGCTGCCCGCGCTGCTGTGAACCGAACTTTGCTTGTACATGTCACACCACCCCCAACAGATAGATCACGGTAAAGACGCAGATCCACACCACGTCCAAAAAGTGCCAGAACAGGCTCAGGCAACTGAGCCGCGTGGCGTTGGTACTGGTCAGGCCGCGTTGCTTTACCTGGACCATCAACACCGCCATCCACACAAGGCCCGTCAACACGTGCGCGCCGTGGGTGCCGACCAGGGTGAAGAACGCAGTCAGAAAACCACTGCGGTCCGGCCCGTAGCCTTCAGCGATCAAGTGATGGAATTCGTTGATCTCCATCGCAATAAACCCGGCACCCAGCACAAAGGTGAGCCCCAGCCAGCGCAGCACCTGGGACTGCTCGCCACGGTTCATCGCCAGCATCGCGTAGCCGTAGGTGATGCTGCTCAACAGCAGCAGCATGGTCTCAGCCAGCACATAAGGCAGTTCGAAGATGTCCGCCGTGGAGGGGCCGCCCGCCACGCTGTCGCGCAGTACCGCATAGCCGGCGAACAGCGTCGCGAACAGGATGCAGTCGGTCATCAGGTAGATCCAGAACCCGAACAGGCTCAGGGAACCGGCGTCTTCATGCCCTTGTTCATGGGTGTGGGCGATGTCTTTTTCGATAACGATATTGGACATGGGTCAAGCCTCTGCCAGGTCTTTGAGACGGGCCGTTTCGATGCGCGCGACTTCCTCTGCGGGCACGAAATAATCGGTGTCTTCGTCGTAACTGCGCACCACGAATGCAACCACCGATGCCACCAGGCCGAATGCCGCCAACCACCAGATATGCCACACCAGCGCAAAGCTGCAGATCAGCGCGAACAGGCTGATGATCAGGCCCGAGGCGGTATTGCGCGGCATGTGGATGCTGCGATAGTCGGTGTGGCTCAGGGTACTGACGCCGCGCTCCTTCATGCCCCAATACGCGTCCAGGTCGCTGACCTTGGGTTGCTCGGCAAAGTTGTACAGCGGCGGCGGCGACGCGGTGGCCCATTCCAGGGTGCGCCCGTCCCACGGGTCGCCGGTGCGGTCGCGGTACTCATGACGGCGACGAATGCTGATAAACAGTTGCAGCGCCTGGGCGGTCACACCGCAGAGGATAATGGCCACGCCCACCAGCTCCAGCAGCAGCCAGGGGCGCCACTCCGGGTTGTCGAAATGGTTGAGGCGCCGCGTCATGCCCATGAAGCCCAGCACGTACGACGGCATGAACGCGAAATAGAAGCCGATCAGCCAGCACCAGAACGCGATGCGCCCCAGCTTGTCGTTCAGGCGGAAGCCAAAGGCCTTGGGGAACCAGTAGGTCAGGCCAGCCATGTAGCCGAACACCGCGCCGCCGATGATCACGTTGTGAAAGTGCGCGATCAGAAACAGGCTGTTGTGCAGCATGAAGTCCGCGCCCGGCACGGCCAGCAAGACGCCGGTCATGCCGCCGATGCTGAAGGTCACGATAAAGCCCAGTGTCCACAGCATGGGGGTTTCGAAGCGCACCCGGCCACGGTACATGGTGAACAGCCAGGTGAAGATCTTCACCCCGGTCGGCACGGCGATGATCATCGTCATGATGCCGAAGAACGCGTTGACGTTGCCCCCCGAGCCCATGGTGAAGAAGTGGTGCAGCCAGACGATGAACGACAGCACGGTAATCGCGATCGTCGCCCACACCAGCGACACGTAGCCGAACAGGCGCTTGCTGCTGAACGTGGCGGCAATTTCGGAAAATACCCCGAACGCCGGCAGGATCAGGATGTACACCTCCGGGTGCCCCCAGGCCCAGATCAGGTTGACGTACATCATCGGGTTGCCGCCGGCTTCGTTGGTAAAAAAATGCATGCCCAGGTAACGGTCCAGGGACAGCATCAGCAGGGTGGCTGTCAGGATCGGAAACGATGCCAGGATCAGCACCGAGGTACACAGCGCGTTCCAGGTAAATACCGGCATCTTGAACAGGGTCATGCCTTCGGTGCGCATCTTCAGGATCGTGACGAAGAAATTCACCCCCGTCAGTAGCGTGCCGATCCCGGATATCTGCAATGACCAGATGTAGTAATCCACCCCCACACCGGGACTGTAGGCCAGCCCGGATAACGGCGGGTAAGCGACCCAACCGGTTCGCGCGAACTCACCGATGCCCAGTGAGACGTTAACCAGCAGGGCACCGGCCACGAACAGCCAGAAGCTCAGCGCATTGAGAAACGGGTAGGCCACATCGCGCGCGCCGATCTGCAACGGCACCACCACGTTCATCAGGCCGACCACGAAGGGCATGGCCACGAAAAAAATCATGATCACGCCGTGGGCGGTGAAGATCTGGTCGTAGTGTTCCGGCGGCAGGTAACCCGGCCCGCCGCTGGCGGCCATGGCTTGCTGGGTACGCATCATGATCGCGTCGGAAAACCCGCGCAGCAGCATCACCAGCGCGACGATGATGTACATGCAGCCGATCTTCTTGTGGTCCACGGAGGTGAACCACTCGCGCCACAGGTAACCCCATTTGCGCTTCCAGGTGATGGATCCCACCATCGCCACGCCGATCAGGCCGACGAAGGCCAAGGTGTACATCACAATGGGTTCAGTGGTTGGGATCGCTTCCCATGACAGTTTTCCGAACATTGTTACTGCTCCTCAGCCAGCAGACTTGGGTGTTGATCGGCGCGTTGTTGCGCGCCGCTCAATTGCGCACGTTTGGTTTTAGGGGCCTTGTTCATGCCTTCGTATTTATCGACGATGTCCAGGAACAGCCGCTCCTGTACCGCCGAGTAATAGGTGACCGGGTGCTTGATGGTGGGCTTGGCCAACTGCGCATAGCGGGTGTGGTCCAGCTGCGTTGGCGCGCCCTTGACCTTGTTCACCCAGGCCTGGAAATCGGCAGGGCTGAGCGACAGCGTGGCGAAATGCATGTCGGAGAAACCGGGGCCGTTGTAGTTGGCGGCAATGCCCCTGAACTCGCCGGTCTCGTTGGCGATCAGGTGCAGCTTGGTCTGCATGCCGGCCATGGCATAGATCTGCCCGCCGAGTGCCGGGATGAAGAACGAGGTCATGGCGGCATCGGAGGTGACGGTGAAGCTCACCGGCGTATGCACTGGCAGGGCCAGTTCGTTGACGCTGGCGATACCCAGGTCTGGGTAGATGAACAGCCACTTCCAGTCGGTGGCCACTACCTGCACATTGATCGGCGGCGTGTCCGAGTCGAGCGGTCGGTAGGGGTCAAGCGCGTGGGTGGTCTCCCACGTCACCCAGCCCAGGGCAATGATGATCAGCAAGGGAACGCCCCACACCACCGCTTCGATTTTGTGGGAGCTGGCCCAGCGTGGGGAGTAGCGCGCTTTCTTGTTGGTCGCACGGTAGCGGTAGGCGAACACGAACATCAGCACGATCACCGGTACCACCACCAGTAACATCAAACCCGTGGCAAGGATAATCAGGTCGCGTTCATCGGTTGCAATCTGGCCCTTGGGGTTGAACACCACCAAGTTGCAGCCGGTTAATAAGAAGATGCTGGCGAGAGATGCCAGGCCATAACCCATCGCTCGTTTCATGCCGTGCTCCTGTAGTGAAAACATCCGTTGTTGCGCTGCCCAAACAGCCGCGCCCGTGTTCGCAAGTTAGTTAAGCGAAACGTTGCCGTTGCGTTTGTTAATGCCTGGCGTACTCCACGTGATAAACGCCAGGCGATAAGGCATCGCCAGTAGATAAAACGTCGTCTACTGCCCGGTTTTATTGGCTTTCGTTGCTGCCTTGCGGGGCGTGTTTCAGCGCGCTCCCGAACAATTTGAATGAGCCTTCAGGGGTTGGTTTAACAAAATGTTACTCCGCCTGACGAACGGTTTAACAAGCGAAACGCTAAAGGGTTTTATATAGGCGCATGATGAGTTCGTTGTGGAAAACACACGGAATCACTGCTAAAGAGTTCAGGTCTTAGTTGCAGGTCAACTCACTAATGGTCATGGAGAACAGCTATGTTCATTCGCGGCAATACCTTTAATGCCTGGGCTGCACAGGCGCGGGACGAAGAATGTTTTACCCAGGAAGTGGAAAACGGCTGTCATATCGAAGTCCGGGCGCGGGAACGGGAGGACGCGGACATTGAAGTGCTGCTGTGCGTCTACACCGCAACGGGCCAGTGCGTGGTTGAACGCACCAAGCAGTTGCCGGGTGCGGAATGGACGGTGCACGACGCACTCAAGCGCGGTATCGATCAGGCGGAACGAATTGCCGGCGGCGAATCCGGTCGATTGCCCTGCGCCGACGCCCACGGCCACGACGAGGACTGACCGGCTGGCTCGCTGGAGGTTGACGAATGAATGAACTTTGGCGGCCCGGGCATTTTCCATTGTAGATAGCCCTGCCTCAGCCGGCCCGCGCCGGATGAACGCTGATCGCAACCTGCCGCTCAGAGCCGCCCATGACCGAATCCAGTCTTAGCCACGCCGCACCCTCCAAACCCTCCTTGCGCCGCGCCGTGACCGGCCCGATGTTGTTCCTGTTCATCCTGGGCGATGTGCTCGGCGCAGGCGTGTACGCGCTGGCCGGAACCATCGCCGGCCAGGTGGGCGGGGCGATCTGGGTGCCATTGCTGGTGGCGTTGTTCTTCGCCATGCTCACGGCCGGCTCCTACGCCGAGCTGGTCACCAAGTACCCGCATGCCGGCGCCGCTTCCGTGTTCGCCGAGAAGGCGTTCAAGTCGCCGCTGATCTCGTTCCTGGTGGGCTATTGCATGCTCGCTGCGGCCGTGACCAGCGCCGCCGGATTGTCACTGGCGTTTGCCGGGGACTACCTCGCCGCGTTCATCGACGTATCGCCGCATTGGGCGGCGCTGGTGTTTTTGCTGGTGATTGCACTGCTCAATGCCCGCGGCATCAAGGAGTCGCTAGGCGCCAATATGGTCATGACCTGCGTGGAACTGTCCGGGCTGTTGTTGGTGGTAGTGGCGGCGGCGTGGTGCTTGCAGTCCGGCGAAGCCAACCTGGCGCGGGCGTTCGAATTCAAGCCCGGCGTCAACCCCATGGTGGCGGTGCTGGGGGCTGCGCTGCTGGCGTTCTATTCGTTTGTCGGCTTTGAAACCTCAGCCAACCTGGCGGAGGAAATCCGCGGGGTGCGCAAGGTCTATCCGCGTGCGTTGTTCGCGGCATTGGTCACGGCGGGCATTGTGTACATGGCGGTGGGAGTCGCTGCATCGGTGGTGTTGCCGATGGATAAGTTGACGTCCACGTCGGCGCCGTTGCTGGAAGTGGTGCGTGCGTCGGGCTTGAGTATTCCGCCTCAGCTGTTTGCGTTCATTGCCTTGGTGGCGGTGGCCAATGGTGCGCTTTTGACGATGGTCATGGCGAGTCGGCTGGCCTATGGGATGGCGCGTATGGGGTTGTTGCCGCAGCCGCTGTCGCGCGTGCTGCCCAAACGGCGCACGCCCTGGGTCGCGATTGTGGCCAGTACCGCTGTGGCGATTGCGTTGACGTTGACGGGGACACTGGCGGCGTTGGCGGAGACGGTGGTGTTGTTGCTGCTGTTTGTTTTTCTGAGTACGAATGTGGCGGTGCTGGTGCTGCGGCGGGACAAGATTGAGCAGAGTCATTTTCGTGTGCCGAGTTGGGTGCCGGTGTTGGCGGTTGTTTCGTGTTTGATTCTGCTGAGTCAGCAGGGGTTGGATACGTGGTTGCGGGGTGGGGCGTTGGTGTTGGTGGGGGTGGTGTTGTATGGGTGTAATCGGATGGTGGCGCCGGCGGTGGAGGCTGGCTGATGTCTCGCCTGACTTTCGGTTTTTGACTGGGGACATATCCATTGCTGCGGTAATGGCGGCTTATGGTTCCGCTCTTACAGCGGGTCACTTTGGAAAAGCCCCAAAGTAACCAAAGGGCTTTTGCCCCACCACTCGGCACCTCGCCTAGGCTCGGTGTGCCCGAACGCAGGCTTGAATCCGTGGGCCGCCGCCATGCGCCATCCATGGCGCAGGGCGGCTAACCCGGCGTCCTGCCGGGTTACCCACGGATTCAAACCTGCGTTCGGCCAGCGTGGTTTAACGGGGCGACCGAGATCAAAATCAAGAGCAAAAGCGACTCGCTGCGCATCGTTTATGGGCAAGACGAGCGCCGTATTGTGGCGAGGGAGCTTGCTCCCGCTGGGGCGCGAAGCGGCCCTCGCTCTTCAAGACTGGGACTGCTGCGCAGTCCAGCGGGAGCAAGCTCCCTCACCACAAGTTATTGATTGGCCGAGCCACCGCGCACCCTCACTGACCAGGTCGGCTCTAAGGCCGCCTCGCTTCGCTTTTGCTTTTGA
This region of Pseudomonas sp. MUP55 genomic DNA includes:
- the cyoD gene encoding cytochrome o ubiquinol oxidase subunit IV — its product is MYKQSSVHSSAGSSHGSSRSYLVGFLVSVVLTVIPFAMVMFPSLPRTTTAWLVVALGAIQIVVHLKFFLHLDTAEEQRWNLIALIFSAVIILLLVGLSLWIMGSIHHNMLAH
- a CDS encoding cytochrome o ubiquinol oxidase subunit III; the protein is MSNIVIEKDIAHTHEQGHEDAGSLSLFGFWIYLMTDCILFATLFAGYAVLRDSVAGGPSTADIFELPYVLAETMLLLLSSITYGYAMLAMNRGEQSQVLRWLGLTFVLGAGFIAMEINEFHHLIAEGYGPDRSGFLTAFFTLVGTHGAHVLTGLVWMAVLMVQVKQRGLTSTNATRLSCLSLFWHFLDVVWICVFTVIYLLGVV
- the cyoB gene encoding cytochrome o ubiquinol oxidase subunit I → MFGKLSWEAIPTTEPIVMYTLAFVGLIGVAMVGSITWKRKWGYLWREWFTSVDHKKIGCMYIIVALVMLLRGFSDAIMMRTQQAMAASGGPGYLPPEHYDQIFTAHGVIMIFFVAMPFVVGLMNVVVPLQIGARDVAYPFLNALSFWLFVAGALLVNVSLGIGEFARTGWVAYPPLSGLAYSPGVGVDYYIWSLQISGIGTLLTGVNFFVTILKMRTEGMTLFKMPVFTWNALCTSVLILASFPILTATLLMLSLDRYLGMHFFTNEAGGNPMMYVNLIWAWGHPEVYILILPAFGVFSEIAATFSSKRLFGYVSLVWATIAITVLSFIVWLHHFFTMGSGGNVNAFFGIMTMIIAVPTGVKIFTWLFTMYRGRVRFETPMLWTLGFIVTFSIGGMTGVLLAVPGADFMLHNSLFLIAHFHNVIIGGAVFGYMAGLTYWFPKAFGFRLNDKLGRIAFWCWLIGFYFAFMPSYVLGFMGMTRRLNHFDNPEWRPWLLLELVGVAIILCGVTAQALQLFISIRRRHEYRDRTGDPWDGRTLEWATASPPPLYNFAEQPKVSDLDAYWGMKERGVSTLSHTDYRSIHMPRNTASGLIISLFALICSFALVWHIWWLAAFGLVASVVAFVVRSYDEDTDYFVPAEEVARIETARLKDLAEA
- the cyoA gene encoding ubiquinol oxidase subunit II — protein: MKRAMGYGLASLASIFLLTGCNLVVFNPKGQIATDERDLIILATGLMLLVVVPVIVLMFVFAYRYRATNKKARYSPRWASSHKIEAVVWGVPLLIIIALGWVTWETTHALDPYRPLDSDTPPINVQVVATDWKWLFIYPDLGIASVNELALPVHTPVSFTVTSDAAMTSFFIPALGGQIYAMAGMQTKLHLIANETGEFRGIAANYNGPGFSDMHFATLSLSPADFQAWVNKVKGAPTQLDHTRYAQLAKPTIKHPVTYYSAVQERLFLDIVDKYEGMNKAPKTKRAQLSGAQQRADQHPSLLAEEQ
- a CDS encoding APC family permease; its protein translation is MTESSLSHAAPSKPSLRRAVTGPMLFLFILGDVLGAGVYALAGTIAGQVGGAIWVPLLVALFFAMLTAGSYAELVTKYPHAGAASVFAEKAFKSPLISFLVGYCMLAAAVTSAAGLSLAFAGDYLAAFIDVSPHWAALVFLLVIALLNARGIKESLGANMVMTCVELSGLLLVVVAAAWCLQSGEANLARAFEFKPGVNPMVAVLGAALLAFYSFVGFETSANLAEEIRGVRKVYPRALFAALVTAGIVYMAVGVAASVVLPMDKLTSTSAPLLEVVRASGLSIPPQLFAFIALVAVANGALLTMVMASRLAYGMARMGLLPQPLSRVLPKRRTPWVAIVASTAVAIALTLTGTLAALAETVVLLLLFVFLSTNVAVLVLRRDKIEQSHFRVPSWVPVLAVVSCLILLSQQGLDTWLRGGALVLVGVVLYGCNRMVAPAVEAG